From the Anaeromyxobacter dehalogenans 2CP-1 genome, the window TACCACCCCGACGTGCGCGTCTGGGAGGTGAAGGACGGCAAGGGCCGGCACGTGGGCCGCTGGTACTTCGACCCGTACGCGCGCGACGGGAAGCGCTCGGGCGCGTGGATGAACGCGTACCGCGCGCAGGAGCGGTTCGACGGCGAGATCCCGACCATCGTCTCGAACAACGCGAACTTCGTGAAGGGGAAGCCGGGCGAGCCGGTGCTGGTGAGCTGGACCGACGCCGAGACCCTGTTCCACGAGTTCGGGCACGCGCTGCACGGCCTCGCCTCCAGCGTCGGGTACCCGTCGCTCTCCGGCACCGCGGTGGCGCGCGACTACGTGGAGTTCCCGTCGCAGCTCCTGGAGCGCTGGCTCGAGACGCCGGAGGTGCTGGACCGCTTCGCGCGCCACGTGAAGACCGGCAAGCCGCTGCCGCGGGCGCTGGTGGCGAAGATCCAGAAGGCGTCCACCTTCAACCAGGGCTTCGGGACGGTGGAGTACCTCTCGGCCGCGCTGGTGGATCTGAAGATGCACCTCGCCGGCTCGACCGAGATCGACCCCGCCGCGTTCGAGAAGGACACGCTCGCCGCGCTGGGCATGCCGCGCGAGGTGGTGATGCGCCACCGGCCGCCGCACTTCCTCCACGTGTTCTCCGGCGACGGCTACTCCGCCGGCTACTACAGCTACCTCTGGGCCGACACCCTCAGCACCGACGCGTACGAGGCGTTCACCGAGGCGAAGGGACCCTACGATCGGGCGGTCGCCGCCCGCCTGCGCGAGCACGTGTTCTCCGCCGGGAACACCGTCGACCCCGCCGACGCGTACCGCGCGTTCCGCGGGCGCGACCCCGGCATCGGCGCGCTCATGCGCAAGCGCGGCTTCCCGGTGCCGGCGGCGGAGCCGGGCGCGGCGCCGCGGTAAGCGCGCGCGGCACGCGATCCGCGATCCGGTCCCGGGATCGCGGATCGCGCCGACCAGGCCCTGCGCCCGGCGGCGTCCCGGCTACGGCCCGGGCGCGGCGGGGCGCGCCGGCAGGACCAGCTCCGCGGCGGTGCCGCCGTCCGGCCGGGGCGCGAGCGCGAGGTCACCGCCGTGCTGGCGGGCGATGGCCCGCGCCACGGTGAGGCCCAGGCCGGAGCCCTTCGCCTTGCTGGTCACGCCGGGGTGGAACACGGCGTCGCCGAGCGCGGGGTCCACCCCTGCGCCGCGATCGAGCACGCGCACGCGCGCGCCGCCGTCCGCGGCGGGCGCGACCTCGAGCACCACCTCGCCGCCCGGCGCGCTCGCCTCCACCGCGTTCTGGACCAGGTTGATGAGCACCTGCTTCAGCTTGCGGCGATCGCCGCGGACGGACGCGCCGTCGCCTTCCACCGACAGCTCCAGCCCGCGCTCCGAGGCGACGCCCTCGTGCAGCGCCGCGACCTCCTGGCAGAGCGCGGCGAGGTCGCACGCGTCCACCGAGAGCGGCACGAGCGGGCGCGAGAAGTTGAGGAAGTCCTCCAGCACCGACTGCATCCGGTCCACCTCGTGGCGGAGGACCTCGAGCCGCTCGGCGCCCTTGCCGTCCGGGAGCTGCTGCCTCAGCAGCCCCGCGAGCGCCTTCACGCTGGCGAGCGGGTTCTTCAGCTCGTGCGCGATCTCGCCGGACAGCTCGACCAGCTCGGCGGCGCGCTCCTGGTGCGCGCGCAGCGCGTCCTCCTGGGCGGCGAGCTGGCGCCGGAGGACGGCCTGGTACGCGTGGCGCAGCCCGTTCCCGAGCGCGTGCACGCCGGCCAGCATGAGGCAGAGCAGCGCCGCGTCGGCCCACAGGTACGCGGTGCCGGCGCCCACGCGCGCGCCGCCGCCGAACGCCGCCAGGTTGAGATCCGGGATGGCGCCGCTCGCCCCCAGGGCCGCCAGCGTCAGCACCCCCGAGATCTGCATGGCAGGGATGAGCCAGCGCACCGGCCCTTCCACCAGCATCGCCGGGATCACCGCCAGCACCAGCGCGGCCGGAAGGAACGGGCTGTCGATGCCGCCGGTCGCGAACGAGACCACCACCTGCCCGAACGTCGCGAGCAGCACGTTGCGGTTCACCGACCGCTGACCCGCCCCGCCCGCCCGGAACGCGAGCAGCTCCCGGACGAAGAAGATCGACACCGCCACCAGCGCCGCGAGCAGCACCGCGCGCCGCCAGGGGGACGGATCGATCCAGACCACCCATCCCACCAGCAACAGCACCGGCAGCAGCACCCACAGCCGGAAGGTGAGCAGCCGCCCGAACAGCCTGGAGAACTCCTCCCGCTGGATGCGCTCCGGCAGCGGCGGGCCGGAGCCCACCCGCCGCCGCGCCAGGGTCGCCGCCGCGCGCATGGCCGCCCCCGGCGCTACAGGTCCCGCCCCAGCGCGCGCCCGAGCGCGAGCCGCGCCTGCGCGAGCCGCGCGCGCGCGTCGGCGAGGCCGATCTCGGCCAGGTACTGGCGGTCGTTCGCGTCGATCACGTCGAGGCTCGACGCGATCCCCGCCTCGAAGGACCGGCGCGCCGACGCGGCCGTCTCGCCGGCCAGCCGCGACTGCGTGTCGGCCAGGCGGAGCCGCTCGCGCGCCACGCGCAGGTCGCGCCGGCCGTCCTCCACCTCCTGGCGCACCGCCAGCCGCTGCGCCTCCGCGCCGGCGCGCGCGCCGGCGGCCTGGGCCTCCGCCTGGCGGCGCTTCCCGTACCGGAAGCCGCCGTCGTAGAGCTGCCAGGTGAGGTCGAGCGTCACCCGCCAGCCGTCCTTCTCGCCGGAGACGTAGGGGGTGTCCGCCGCGAACGCGGACCCGGAGGCGGAGAGCTGCGGGGCGAGGCGCGCCCAGGCGGAGCGGACGCCGGACTCGGCCGCCGCCACCCGCGCGTCCTGCGCGGCGATCTCCGGCCGGTGCTCGAGCGCCTCGCCCGCCAGCGCCTCGGCCGGAACGTCGAGCTCCGGCGCGGGCGCCGTGGTGCCGTCCGGCACCACCACCCGGACCGGATCCCTCCGCCCGAGCAGGATCCCGAGCGCCAGCCGCGCCCGCTCCAGGCCGGCGCGCGCGGACACCAGGTCGCTCTCGCGCCGGACCTGCTCCGTGCGCGACTTCAGCACGTCGAGCGGCGCCGCGGTCCCGGCGGCCACGCGGCGCTCCGCGCTCCGCACCAGCTCGGCCGCGCTCTCGACGGCGCGCTCGGAGGCGGCCACCACCTCCTCCGCCGAGGCGGCACCGTGCGCCGACTGCGCCAGGCCGGTGCGGAGCGTGCGCCGGGTGGCCTCGGCGCCGAGATCCTCGGCGCGGGCCGCGTCGCGCGCGGCGGCGAGGTCGAACCAGGCGGTGGGGACGAGCAGCGGGACGCGCGCGGTGGCGGTCACGCTCAGCGACTCGTCCGGCTGGATGACGCGCTCGGGGCCGCCCGGGAGCGCCAGCGTGACGCCCTCGCTGTTCCTCAGATAGGTGCCCTGGGCGGTGAGCGTGGGGAGGAGCGCGGCGGCGGACTGACGCACGAGCGCGCCCGCCTCGTCGGCGCGGCTGCGCGCCTGCGCCAGGGTCAGGCTCTGCGCGTCGAGCTCGCGGAGGGCGGCCTCGAGCGTCAGCTCGGCGACGGCGGCGTCGGGCGGCGCGGCCGGCGAGGCGGCGGGCGCCGCCGGGGTACCGCCCGGCGTGGCGAGGAGGAGCGCGAGGAGGATCGGCGTGTTCACGGTGCGTTCTCCGGGGCGGCGCGGGGGGGACGGCGCCGCCGGGCGCGGAGGAGAGCAAGGACGGTGCCGGCGCGCGGGATCGCGCCGCGGCGGCGGTTTCGGCGCGCGGCCCGGGTGCGCGCGTTCGGATTCCCGTACGCCGCGTCGGTTCTCCTACGCCGGAGGGTCGACACGCCGGGCGCAACGCCGCGTCCCCGCGGCGCGCCGGGCACCGGCGCACGGCGGCACGCGTCTTGCGACGCGACCGGGCGCAGCCCGCGGAATCCACCGCGGAGGGAGCAGACATGAGACGAGTCGTCGCGGTCCTGGTGGTGCTCACGCTCGTGCTGGCCAGCCTCATCGGCTACCGCCTGTGGAGCCAGGCGCGCGCCCTGTCGGCGCCGGCGGGCGGCTCGGGCGAGATCGAGGGGACCGTGGTCGAGCTCTCCTCGCGCGTGGGCGCGCGCATCCTCGAGCTGAAGGTGCGCGAGGGCCAGCGAGTGAAGGCGGGCGACCTGCTGGTCCGCCTCGACTGCGCCGATCCCGCCGCGGCGCTCGCCGAGGCGGAGGCGCGCCTCGCCGCCGCGCGGGCGCAGGCGGCGGCCGCGATGGCGCAGGTGAAGGCGTCCGAGCGCGCGCGGGTGGCGGCGGGCGCGACGCAGGAGGCGGCGAAGGCGCAGGCGGCCGCGCTGGCGGCGCAGGCCGAGGCCGCCGAGCGGCAGGCGCGGCGGCTCACGAACCTGCCCGAGGACGTGGCCGCGTCGAGCATCGACCTCACCCAGGCGAGCGCGGCGCAGCTCTCGCAGCAGACGCTCGCCGCGAGGGCGCAGGCCACCGCCAGCGCCGAGCAGGCGCGCGCCGCGGCGGTCAACACCACCGCCACCGCGTCGCAGGCGCAGGCCGCGCTGGCGCAGGTGCGGGCGGCGGAGGCGTCGGTGGAGCGCGCCCGGATCCTCGCGGGGGAGTGCGAGCTCCGCGCGCCGCGCGACGCCGAGGTGCAGACGCTGCCGCACGAGGCCGGCGAGCTGGTGCCGCCGGGCGCGGTGCTGGCGCGCCTCGTGGACCTCTCGGAGGTGACCGCCACCTTCTACCTGCCCAACGCCGAGATCGGCGCGGTGAGGCCGGGGCAGAAGGCGGAGGTGGCGGCGGACGCGTGGCCGGGCGAGCGGTTCCAGGCGACGGTGCGCACGGTCTCGCTGGAGGCCGAGTTCACCCCGAGGAACATCCAGACCCGCACCGACCGCGACCGGCTCGTCTACCCGGTGGAGGTGGTGGTGGTGAACCGGGACGCGAAGCTGCGGGCCGGGATGCCGGTGCAGGTGACGCTGCCCGGGACGGGGCGCTGAGGCGCGCGCCATGACGCACGAGCCCACCCCCTCCCCCGGCGCCGGCCCCGCGGTGGTCGCGCGCGCGATGGTCCGGCGCTTCGGCGCCACCGTCGCGCTCGACGGCCTGTCCTTCGAGCTCGCGCGCGGCGAGCTGCTGGGCCTGGTCGGCCCCGACGGCGCCGGCAAGACCACCGCCATCCGCGCGCTGGCCGGCCTGCTCGCGCTGGACGGCGGCGAGGCGCGGGTGCTGGGCGCGGACCCGCTCTCCGGCGCGAACCGCGAGCGGCTCGGGCTCATGCCGCAGCAGTACTCGCTCTACCGGGACCTCACCGTGGAGGAGAACCTGCACTTCTTCGCCCGGCTCTACGTGCTGCCGCGGGCGGTCTACCGCGAGCGCAAGGAGCGGCTCCTCGCCATCACCCGCCTCGACCGGTTCACCGACCGCCGCGCCGACGCGCTCTCCGGCGGCATGTACAAGAAGCTCGCGCTCGCCTGCGCGCTGCTGCACGAGCCCGAGGTGCTGCTCCTCGACGAGCCGACGAACGGCGTGGACCCGGTCTCGCGCCGCGAGCTGTGGGCGCTGCTCCACGAGTTCGTGCACGGCGGCATGACGGTGCTCGTGTCCACCCCGTACATGGACGAGGCGGAGCGCTGCAGCCGCGTGGCGCTGGTACACCGGGGCCGGGCCCTGCTCGACGGGGAGCCGGGCGCGCTCATCGCCCGCTTCGAGGACGAGGCGTACGAGGTGCACGGCGGCGATCGCGAGCGGCTCGACGCGGCGCTCGCGGCGCACCCGGCCGTGCTGGCTGCCTCGCCGGCCGGGGCGCGGCTCAAGGTGGTGGTCGCCCGCGGCGCGCGGGACGAGGTGGCGCGGGCCATCGCGCCGCTCGGCGCCGAGCTGGAGCCCACCCACCCCGACTTCGAGGACCTGTTCCTGGCCCGCATCCGGGAGGCGGCGTGACCCCGGCCGCGAGCGCCGCCGCGCCGGCGATCGAGGCGCGCGAGCTGACGCGCCGCTTCGGCGCGTTCCTGGCGGTGGACCGCGTCAGCTTCGAGGTCGAGCGCGGCGAGATCTTCGGCTACCTGGGCGCGAACGGCGCGGGGAAGTCCACCACCATCCGCATGCTCACCGGGCTGCTCGCGCCCACCTCCGGCACCGGCCGCGTGGCCGGCCACGACCTCGCCACCGACCCCGAGGCGGTGAAGGCCTCCATCGGCTACATGTCGCAGAAGTTCTCGCTCTACCTCGACCTCCCCGTGCGCGAGAACCTGATCTTCTTCGGCGGCGCCTACGGGCTCTGGGGCAAGGCGCTGGAGCGGCGCGCCGACGAGGTGCTGGCGCTCGCCGACCTGCGCGACGCGGGCGACGTCATCACCGGCGATCTGCCCGGCGGCGTCCGCCAGCGGCTCGCGCTCGCCAGCGCCATCCTGCAGCGGCCGCAGGTGGTGTTCCTCGACGAGCCCACCGCCGGCGTGGACCCGGTGGCCCGCCGCACGTTCTGGCGCGTCATCCGCGACCTGGCTCGCGAGGGGACCACCGTGTTCGTCACCACGCACTACCTCGACGAGGCCGAGTACTGCCGGCGCATCGGCCTGATGGTGGACGGCAAGCTGGTGGCGCTCGACACGCCGGCCGGCCTGAAGGCGCGCTGGGTGCCGGAGCGGCTGCTCGTGGCGCGCGGCCGGGACCTGGCGCGCGCGGTCGAGCGAGCGCGCGGCCTGCCCGGCGTGAGGAACGTGATGCGCTTCGGCGCGGCGCTGCACCTGCGCGTCGAGCCGGGCGCGCTGTCCGAGCAGGACGCGGCGGCGGCGCTGCGGGCCGGGGGCGCCTCGGACGTGGTGGTCGAGCGCGCCGAGCCGAGCCTCGAGGACGTGTTCCTGGCGGTGGTCGGCGCCGGCGGGCGCGGCGAGGAGGGCTCGCCGTGACGGGGCCCCGGGAGCGGACGCGCCGCTCGCTGGTGCGCATCGGCGCCATGGCGCAGAAGGAGACCATCCATGTCCTGCGCGACCCGCGCACGCTGTACCTCGCGCTGGTCATGCCGCTGGTGATGCTGTTCCTGTTCGGCTACGGCGTGACCACCGACCTGGAGCGGATCCCGCTGGCGGTGGCGGACGCGGACCGGAGCGAGGCGTCGCGCGAGCTGGTCCGGGCGCTCACCGAGAGCGGCGAGCTGGCGCTGGCGGGCGAGGTCGCGCCCCGGGACGCGGACCGGCTGTTCCGCCGGGGCGAGGCGGCGGCGGTGCTGGTGATCCCGGAGGACTACGAGGAGCGGCTGGCCCGCCGCGAGACGGTGGAGCTGCAGCTCCTGGCCGACGCGTCCGACGTCAGCTCGGCGAACCAGCTCCTCTCCAAGGCCGACGCGCTGGTGCGCGCCGAGTCGCGCCGGCGCTCCGCCGCCCTCGCGGCGCCGGCCGCGCCGCCGCTCTCGGTGAAGGTCCGGACGCTCTACAACCCCGCCGCGCGATCGGCGCTGTTCCTGGTGCCGGGGCTCGCCGCGTACATCCTGGCGATCACCGCGATCCTGCTCACCACGCTCACCGTGGCCGGCGAGTGGGAGCGCGGCTCGATGGAGCAGCTCTTCGCCTCGCCGGTGGGCCGGCTGGAGATCGTGCTCGGCAAGCTCCTGCCCTACCTCGTGCTGGCGATGCTCGAGCTGCTGGTGGTGATCGCGTTCGGGGCGGCGGTGTTCGACGTGCCGGTGATGGGCAAGCCGCCGCTCCTCATCGCCATGGGGTTCTTCTTCGTGGTGGGGATGCTCGGCCAGGGGCTGCTCGTGTCGGTCCTCACCAAGAACCAGCTCCTCGCCACGCAGGTGGGGCTCATCTCCGCCCTGCTGCCGTCCCTGCTCCTCTCCGGCATGGTGTTCCCCATCGAGAACATGCCCGTGGCGCTGCAGCTCCTCTCCCGCCTGATCCCGGCCCGCTACATGGTGCACGCGCTCCGCGAGATCCTGCTGAAGGGGAACGGCCTCGACGTGCTCTGGCCCGACCTGCTCGCGGTGGTGGCGTTCGCGCTCCTCGTGATCGCGCTCTCCACCGCGCGCTTCAAGCGGAGGCTCGCGTGACCCCCCGACGCCCCAGGCCCTCGGCGCGCGTGCAGTTCCTGGCGGTGTTCCGCAAGGAGGTCCGCCAGACGGCGCGCGACAAGCGCATGATGGCGGTGCTGGTGATCGCGCCGCTGCTGCAGACGGTGGTGTTCGGGTTCGCGGCGAACTTCGACGTGGACCGGGTGCGCACGGTGGTGCTCGACCGCGACCGCACCGACGTGTCTCGCGAGCACGCGCGGCGCCTGCTCGCCGACGGGACGCTGATCCGCGCCGGCGACACCGCCTCGGCGGTCGAGGCCGAGCTGCGGGTGCACCGGGGCGAGGCCGCCGCGGCGGTGATGTTCCCGGAGCGGCTCGCCGCCGACCTGGCCGCCGGCCGGCCGGCGGAGGTGCAGGTGCTCATCGACGGCGCCGACCCGAACCGCTCCACGGTGGCCGCCGACGCGGTGGCGCGCTACTTCGGCGGCGTGGGCGAGCGCCTGGCGCGGGAGGCGCTCGCCGCGCGCGGCGCCACGCCGCCCGGCCAGCTCGCGCTCGTGCCGCGGCTCTTCTACAACCCCGGGCTCGACTCCCCGCCCTACATGGTCCCCGGCATCGCGGCGCTGCTTCTGGTGGTGGTGACCACGATCGTGAGCGCGATGGGGCTCGCGCGCGAGCGCGAGATGGGCACGCTGGAGCAGGTGCTGGTCACGCCCATCCGGCCCGCCGTGCTGCTCGCCGGCAAGATCGCGCCGTACGTGATCATCGGGTTCGTGAACCTGGCGCTGCTGGTGGGGGTCGCCAGCCTGATCTTCGGGGTGCCCATCCGCGGACCGCTCCCGGTCCTGGCGCTCGGCACGCTCCTCTACCTGCTCACCACCCTCGGCGTGGGGCTGTTCATCTCGACCATCTCGAAGAACCAGCAGCAGTCGTTCCTGGGCGGCTTCCTGTTCCTGGTCCCGGCGCTGCTGCTGTCCGGCGTCATGACGCCGGTGGCCGCGATGCCCGGCTGGCTCCGGGCCATCACCTTCGTGAACCCGGTGCGCCACTTCGCCACCGTGATGCGCGGCTCGCTGCTGCGGGGCGCCGGCCTGGCCGACCTGGCGATCCCCCTCACGGCGCTCGCGGTCATCGGCTCGGCCATCTTCGTCCTCTCCGCGCTCCGCTTCCGCAAGACCCTGAGCTGACCCGGGGCGGCGGCCCGGCCTACCGCGCGGGGTGCGACCCGACTTCCGCTGACCGGGGGCGGGGCGAGGCGCAGTATGACGATCCGGCGGCGCGCCATGTCCGAGCGGATCCTCGTCCTCAACGCCGGGTCGTCCTCGATCAAGTTCGCGCTGTTCGCCGGGCAGGCGGACGGCGCGCTCGCCGCCGAGCTCCGCGGCAAGGTCGAGCGCCTCGGCGGCGACGGCGCGCCACACCTCCTCGCGCGCGGGCCGGACGGCGAGCCGGCGGCCGAGCGCACCTGGCCGGCGAACGCGTACGTGGATCACGCGGCCGCCCTGGGGGCGGTGCTCGAGCTGGTGCGCGCGGCGCCCGGGGGGCGGACGCTCGACGGGGTGGGCCACCGGGTGGTGCACGGCGGCACGGTGTTCGACGGGCCGGCGCTCCTCACCGGCGAGGTGCTCGCGCGCCTCCAGACGTTCGTCCCGCTCGCGCCGTTGCACCAGCCGCACAACCTCGCGCCGATCCGCGCCGTGCGCGAGCTGCTTCCCGGCGTGCCGCAGGTGGCCTGCTTCGACACCGCGTTCCACCGCACCGCGCCGCCGCTGTTCGAGCGGTTCGCCATCCCGGAGGAGCTGCACGAGGCCGGCCTGCGCCGGTACGGCTTCCACGGGCTCTCCTACCAGCACGTGGCCGAGGCGCTCCCGGCGCTCGCCCCCCGGGCCGCGGCCGGACGCACCGTCGCGCTGCACCTCGGGAACGGCGCGAGCCTGTGCGCGCTGCAGGGCGGTCGCAGCCTGGGCGCCACCATGGGCTTCAGCGTGCTCGACGGCCTGGTGATGGGCACGCGCTGCGGCTCCATCGACCCCGGCGCGCTGCTGTGGCTCTCGGCCGAGCGCGGGATGCGGGCGCGCGAGATCGAGGCGCTGCTGTACGACCGCTCCGGCCTGCTGGGCGTCTCCGGCGTCTCGGCCGACATGCGCACGCTGCTCGCCTCGGCAGACCCGCGCGCGGCCCTGGCGGTGGACCTGTTCGTGGACCGGATCCGGCGCGAGCTGGGCGCCGCCGCGGCCGCGCTGGGCGGCCTCGACGCGCTCGTGTTCACCGGCGGCATCGGCGAGAACGCGCCGGAGATCCGCGCGCGGGTCTGCCGCGACGCGGGCTGGCTGGGCGTGGAGCTCGACCCGGGCGCGAACGCGGCCGGGGGCCCGCGCGTCTCGGTCGCCGGCAGCCGCGCCTCGGCCTGGGTGGTCCCGGCCGACGAGGAGCTCACCATCGCGCGCCAGGCCCGGGCGCTGCTCGAGCGCGCGCGGCCGCGCGCCAGGGAGGGAAGCCACGTGACCTCGAACCCCGCCGTCGCGACGGGCGCCGCCGCGCTGTCCGCGTACGGCCCCGCCCGCGCCACCGTCTCCGAGCGGCCGCTCGCGCCCGAGGAGGTCCACCGCCTCGACGCGTTCTGGCGCGCCTGCAACTACCTCGCGGCCGGGATGATCTACCTGCGCGACAACCCGCTGCTGCGCGAGCCGCTGCGCCCCGAGCACGTGAAGAACCGCCTGCTCGGGCACTGGGGCGCGAGCCCGGCGCTGTCGTTCGTGTACGCGCACCTGAACCGGCTCATCCGGCTGCGCGGCGCCGAGGTGCTGTTCATGGCGGGCCCGGGGCACGGCGCGCCCGGCGTGCTCGGCCCCGTCTACCTGGAGGGCACCTACTCCGAGGTCTACCCGGACCGCAGCCTGGACGAGGAGGGGCTGCGCCGGTTTTTCCGCCAGTTCTCCTTCCCCGGCGGCGTCGGGAGCCACTGCACGCCCGAGACGCCGGGCTCGATCCACGAGGGCGGGGAGCTGGGCTACGTGCTCTCGCACGCCTGCGGGGCGGCGTTCGACAACCCGGACCTGGTCGTCGCCGCGGTGGTGGGCGACGGCGAGGCGGAGACCGGGCCGCTCGCGACGTCCTGGCACGTGAGCAAGTTCCTGAACCCGATCCGCGACGGCGCGGTGCTGCCGATCCTGTCGCTCAACGGCTACAAGATCGACAACCCCACCCTGCTCGCCCGCATCGGGCACGACGAGCTGGAGGCGCTGCTGCGCGGCGCCGGCTGGACGCCGTTCTTCGTGGAAGGATCCGAGCCGGAGTCGATGCACCAGGCCATGGCCGCCACGCTCGACCGGTGCGTCGAGCTGATCCGGGGCGCGCAGCTCGAGGCCCGGCGCACCGGGGTCCCCGCCCGCCCGCGCTGGCCCGCCATCGTGCTCCGCACGCCCAAGGGCTGGACCGCGCCGGCCGAGCTGGACGGCCACCGGCTGGAGGGCTCGTGGCGCGCGCACCAGGTCCCCATCCCGCGCGTGAAGGACGACCCGGCGCGCCTGGCGCTGCTGGAGCGCTGGCTGCGCAGCTACCGGCCCGAGGAGCTCTTCGACGCCTCCGGCGCGCCCGCGCCGCGGGTGCGGGAGGCCGCGCCGCGCGGCGAGCGCCGCATGGGCGCCAGCCCGCACGCGAACGGCGGGGTGCTGAAGAAGGCGCTCCTGCTCCCGGACTTCCGCGAGTACGCGGTGCCGGTGCCCGCGCCCGGCGAGTCGCGGGCGGAGAACACGCGCCCGCTGGGCGCGTTCCTGCGCGACGTGATGCGCGAGAACCCGACCCGCTTCCGGTTGTTCGGACCGGACGAGACCAGCTCCAACCGGCTCGACGCCGTCTACGAGGCGTCGCGGAAGCTCTGGCTCGCCGAGCGCTTCCCGGAGGACGAGGACGGCGGGCGGCTCGCGCCGGACGGGCGGGTGGTGGAGATGCTCTCCGAGCACACGCTGGAGGGGATGCTGGAGGGCTACCTGCTCACCGGCCGCCACGGCCTGCTCTCCACCTACGAGGCGTTCGTCCACATCATCGACTCGATGTTCAACCAGCACGCGAAGTGGCTGTCCATCTGCAACCAGCTCTCCTGGCGCGAGGAGATCGCCTCGCTCAACCTGCTCGTCACCTCCACGGTGTGGCGGCAGGACCACAACGGCTTCACCCACCAGGACCCGGGCTTCCTCGACGTGGTGGTGAACAAGAGCGCCGCGGTGACCCGCATCTACCTGCCGCCCGACGCGAACTGCCTGCTCTCGGTGGCCGACCACTGCCTGCGCAGCGAGAACTACGTGAACGTGATCGTGGCCGACAAGCAGGCGCACCTGCAGTACCTGCCCATGGACGCGGCCATCACCCATTGCGCCAAGGGGCTCGGGATCTGGGACTGGGCCAGCAGCGACGAGGGCGCCGAGCCGGACGTGGTGATGGCCTGCGCCGGCGACGTCGCCACGCTCGAGGCGCTGGCGGCCACGGCGCTGCTGCGCGAGGCGTTCCCGGACGTCAAGCTGCGCTTCGTCAACGTGGTGGACCTGTTCACGCTGCAGCCGGACACCGAGCACCCGCACGGCCTCCCCGACCGCGACTTCGACTCGCTGTTCACGACCGACCGGCCCATCATCTTCAACTTCCACGGCTACCCGTGGCTGATCCACCGGCTCGCCTACCGCCAACGGAACCACCCGAACCTGCACGTGCGCGGCTACAAGGAGAAGGGCAGCATCGACACGCCGCTCGAGCTCGCCATCGACAACCAGATCGACCGGTTCAGCCTGGCCATGGACGTCATCGACCGCGTCCCGCGGCTCCGCGCCACCGGCGCGCACGCCAAGGAGCGGCTGCGCAACCGGCAGCTCACCGCGCGCATGTACGCGCACGAGCACGGGGTGGACGCGCCGGAGGACGCGGGCTGGACCTGGCCCGGCGGGCGGCTGGGGGCGCGTTGACGCCGGCGCCGGGCCGCGGGCGCTCGACCTCGGCGATCAGGGGAAGGCGTACTCGCGCTCGACGCGGCACACTCGGACGCGGTACGCGCGGTACCACCGCTCCCGCCCGGCCCGCTGCGCTGCGCGGTGGTCCGCCAGCTCCCGCCAGCGCCGGATGGCGTCCTCGTCGCGCCAGTACGCGACGGTGATGCCGAGGCCGTCGGCGCCACGGGCGCTCTCCACGCCGAGGAAGCCCGGCTGCACGCGCGCGAGCGCCTCCATCTCCTCGGCGGTCTGGGCGTAGCCCTGATCACCGTCGGTGCGGAGGGAGGTGAAGACGACGGCGTAGGCACCGGGGCCGGCCGGCGGGGCGATGCCCCCGGCCGGCGCGGCGCGGGATGGATCGCGCTCGAACATGGGCGGCACTCATACCCGTCCGCCGCAGGCGCCGGAACGGCCCTGGCGGGCTACGTGCCCGCCGCGTCCACCTCGGAGCCCTCGGGCGCCGGGAGTGCCTCCGCCTCCGCCGCGGGCGAGCGCCGGGCCAGAGCACCAGCGCGCCGAGGACGCCGGCGAGCATCGACGCGGCGAAGATCGCGATCTTCGCCG encodes:
- a CDS encoding ABC transporter permease; this encodes MTPRRPRPSARVQFLAVFRKEVRQTARDKRMMAVLVIAPLLQTVVFGFAANFDVDRVRTVVLDRDRTDVSREHARRLLADGTLIRAGDTASAVEAELRVHRGEAAAAVMFPERLAADLAAGRPAEVQVLIDGADPNRSTVAADAVARYFGGVGERLAREALAARGATPPGQLALVPRLFYNPGLDSPPYMVPGIAALLLVVVTTIVSAMGLAREREMGTLEQVLVTPIRPAVLLAGKIAPYVIIGFVNLALLVGVASLIFGVPIRGPLPVLALGTLLYLLTTLGVGLFISTISKNQQQSFLGGFLFLVPALLLSGVMTPVAAMPGWLRAITFVNPVRHFATVMRGSLLRGAGLADLAIPLTALAVIGSAIFVLSALRFRKTLS
- a CDS encoding phosphoketolase, which encodes MTIRRRAMSERILVLNAGSSSIKFALFAGQADGALAAELRGKVERLGGDGAPHLLARGPDGEPAAERTWPANAYVDHAAALGAVLELVRAAPGGRTLDGVGHRVVHGGTVFDGPALLTGEVLARLQTFVPLAPLHQPHNLAPIRAVRELLPGVPQVACFDTAFHRTAPPLFERFAIPEELHEAGLRRYGFHGLSYQHVAEALPALAPRAAAGRTVALHLGNGASLCALQGGRSLGATMGFSVLDGLVMGTRCGSIDPGALLWLSAERGMRAREIEALLYDRSGLLGVSGVSADMRTLLASADPRAALAVDLFVDRIRRELGAAAAALGGLDALVFTGGIGENAPEIRARVCRDAGWLGVELDPGANAAGGPRVSVAGSRASAWVVPADEELTIARQARALLERARPRAREGSHVTSNPAVATGAAALSAYGPARATVSERPLAPEEVHRLDAFWRACNYLAAGMIYLRDNPLLREPLRPEHVKNRLLGHWGASPALSFVYAHLNRLIRLRGAEVLFMAGPGHGAPGVLGPVYLEGTYSEVYPDRSLDEEGLRRFFRQFSFPGGVGSHCTPETPGSIHEGGELGYVLSHACGAAFDNPDLVVAAVVGDGEAETGPLATSWHVSKFLNPIRDGAVLPILSLNGYKIDNPTLLARIGHDELEALLRGAGWTPFFVEGSEPESMHQAMAATLDRCVELIRGAQLEARRTGVPARPRWPAIVLRTPKGWTAPAELDGHRLEGSWRAHQVPIPRVKDDPARLALLERWLRSYRPEELFDASGAPAPRVREAAPRGERRMGASPHANGGVLKKALLLPDFREYAVPVPAPGESRAENTRPLGAFLRDVMRENPTRFRLFGPDETSSNRLDAVYEASRKLWLAERFPEDEDGGRLAPDGRVVEMLSEHTLEGMLEGYLLTGRHGLLSTYEAFVHIIDSMFNQHAKWLSICNQLSWREEIASLNLLVTSTVWRQDHNGFTHQDPGFLDVVVNKSAAVTRIYLPPDANCLLSVADHCLRSENYVNVIVADKQAHLQYLPMDAAITHCAKGLGIWDWASSDEGAEPDVVMACAGDVATLEALAATALLREAFPDVKLRFVNVVDLFTLQPDTEHPHGLPDRDFDSLFTTDRPIIFNFHGYPWLIHRLAYRQRNHPNLHVRGYKEKGSIDTPLELAIDNQIDRFSLAMDVIDRVPRLRATGAHAKERLRNRQLTARMYAHEHGVDAPEDAGWTWPGGRLGAR
- a CDS encoding antibiotic biosynthesis monooxygenase family protein — its product is MFERDPSRAAPAGGIAPPAGPGAYAVVFTSLRTDGDQGYAQTAEEMEALARVQPGFLGVESARGADGLGITVAYWRDEDAIRRWRELADHRAAQRAGRERWYRAYRVRVCRVEREYAFP